A single genomic interval of Desulfobotulus pelophilus harbors:
- a CDS encoding OmpP1/FadL family transporter, translated as MKKKLFCLAAALTFGAGVAHAGCVDTFGIGAKAAAMGGAYSAYADDPFAVYYNPAGLTQIDRPTLAAGVHLIDPSIKLKNIYVEGAAANHPLAGFDLQAPNTPTFDNQASVSDDAPLLIAPHLGFAMPITDRIAFGVGVYAPFGLEVEFPKDPAVNPLARSSYHSYYNRKVINPTVAYKVNERLSLGFGVSVGMSESGAEVMRWVPNPALGPNGGSYQHIKVELKDDVNYSFNLGVMYRPTDTVTLGLTYRSETDADFEGDVFENGRKVAKTTLDYNHPQQVQAGVRYTPHDRVSLQMDMVWTEWSINQHQVEPLTHIAAGSLFDTYGINEISSQRRWENTRQLRFGGEFIVNDLLTLRAGYFYDPSPIPDRTLDTMWPDADKKTYSFGAGFNIGQNMTIDTILQYTAIEQTRQVGGESVNLNKAFEVAGLNDPRVHARADGHLLGAGITFTYRF; from the coding sequence ATGAAAAAGAAGTTGTTCTGTCTGGCAGCAGCCCTTACTTTCGGTGCAGGAGTGGCCCATGCCGGCTGCGTTGACACCTTCGGTATCGGGGCCAAGGCCGCCGCCATGGGCGGTGCGTACAGTGCCTATGCCGATGACCCCTTTGCCGTGTATTACAACCCCGCCGGACTGACTCAGATTGACCGGCCAACTCTGGCCGCAGGGGTGCACCTCATTGATCCTTCCATCAAGCTGAAAAATATTTATGTAGAAGGAGCGGCTGCCAATCATCCACTTGCAGGCTTCGATCTCCAGGCACCGAACACGCCCACCTTTGACAATCAGGCATCCGTTTCCGATGACGCCCCCCTGCTCATCGCTCCCCACCTGGGTTTTGCCATGCCCATAACAGATCGTATTGCCTTTGGCGTGGGCGTGTATGCACCCTTTGGCCTTGAAGTGGAATTTCCCAAAGACCCGGCCGTTAATCCACTGGCCCGCAGCTCCTACCACTCCTATTACAACCGCAAGGTCATCAATCCCACCGTAGCCTACAAGGTAAATGAGCGGCTTTCTCTGGGCTTCGGCGTTTCCGTTGGCATGTCCGAATCCGGTGCCGAAGTAATGAGATGGGTACCGAACCCTGCACTGGGACCCAACGGAGGGAGCTACCAGCACATAAAGGTGGAACTGAAAGACGATGTCAACTACTCCTTTAATCTGGGTGTTATGTACCGGCCTACGGATACGGTGACTCTGGGCCTGACCTACCGCAGCGAGACGGATGCGGATTTTGAAGGTGATGTATTTGAAAATGGCCGTAAAGTCGCCAAAACAACCCTGGACTACAACCATCCCCAGCAGGTACAGGCAGGGGTACGCTATACCCCCCATGACCGTGTTTCCCTCCAGATGGACATGGTATGGACGGAATGGTCCATCAACCAGCACCAGGTAGAGCCTCTGACACACATCGCTGCAGGCTCTCTGTTTGATACTTACGGTATAAATGAGATCAGCTCCCAGCGCCGATGGGAAAACACACGACAGCTCCGCTTCGGCGGTGAGTTCATCGTAAACGATCTTCTCACCCTGCGGGCCGGTTACTTCTATGATCCTTCCCCTATTCCGGACAGAACCCTGGACACCATGTGGCCCGACGCGGATAAAAAGACCTACTCCTTTGGTGCGGGATTCAACATTGGCCAGAACATGACCATCGACACCATACTGCAGTATACGGCCATAGAACAGACCCGACAGGTGGGCGGCGAATCCGTGAACCTCAATAAAGCCTTTGAGGTTGCGGGGCTGAACGACCCAAGGGTTCACGCCAGGGCAGACGGCCACCTTCTGGGTGCCGGCATAACCTTTACCTATCGTTTCTAA